In Myxococcus stipitatus, the following are encoded in one genomic region:
- a CDS encoding 3-deoxy-7-phosphoheptulonate synthase, with the protein MIVMLEPDSPESVVSAVLQVASQYKGVTPRPHVIEGSEYTVTEIYLLGSTAQVPTEAFEQIPGVRQVVRVSQKYRVIGRHKGQRTSTGFEYNGVTFDERSVQVFAGLCAVDTKENVEAMMAALERCDIRTTRMGAYKPRTNPYEFQGLGAACLPWVFESAGRHGIKVVAMEVTHPRHIDEIRDALERSGNATGVMLQVGTRNAQNFELLKSIGQQRVFPVLFKRGMGITLEESLNACEYIASEGNPKIVFCLRGVKTHLGDPHRNMVDFAHVPVVRRLTRMPVCVDPSHAIGRPDAPPDGLPDIFHSIGQGLIAGASMVLVDFHPNPEAALCDGPQALRLEQLAALQRYTQIVREAYVAVVKNGDGSQPTPA; encoded by the coding sequence ATGATCGTCATGCTCGAGCCGGACTCCCCCGAGTCCGTGGTATCCGCCGTCCTTCAAGTCGCGTCGCAGTACAAGGGCGTGACGCCGCGGCCCCATGTCATCGAGGGCTCGGAGTACACCGTCACGGAGATCTACCTGCTGGGCTCCACGGCGCAGGTGCCGACGGAGGCCTTCGAGCAGATTCCGGGCGTGCGCCAGGTGGTGCGCGTCTCCCAGAAGTACCGCGTCATCGGCCGGCACAAGGGCCAGCGGACGTCGACGGGCTTCGAGTACAACGGTGTCACCTTCGACGAGCGCAGCGTGCAGGTGTTCGCCGGGCTGTGCGCGGTGGACACGAAGGAGAACGTGGAGGCGATGATGGCGGCGCTGGAGCGCTGCGACATCCGCACCACGCGCATGGGCGCGTACAAGCCCCGCACCAACCCCTACGAGTTCCAGGGCCTGGGCGCCGCGTGCCTCCCGTGGGTGTTCGAGTCGGCGGGCCGGCACGGCATCAAGGTCGTCGCCATGGAGGTGACGCACCCTCGCCACATCGACGAGATTCGCGACGCGCTGGAGCGCTCCGGCAACGCCACGGGCGTCATGCTGCAGGTGGGCACGCGCAACGCGCAGAACTTCGAGCTGCTCAAGTCCATTGGACAGCAGCGCGTCTTCCCCGTGCTCTTCAAGCGCGGCATGGGCATCACGCTGGAGGAGTCGCTCAACGCCTGCGAGTACATCGCGAGCGAGGGCAACCCGAAAATCGTCTTCTGCCTCCGCGGCGTGAAGACGCACCTGGGCGACCCGCACCGGAACATGGTGGACTTCGCGCACGTGCCGGTGGTGCGCCGCCTCACCCGCATGCCGGTGTGCGTGGACCCGTCGCACGCCATTGGCCGGCCGGACGCTCCGCCGGATGGCCTGCCGGACATCTTCCACTCCATTGGCCAGGGCCTCATCGCGGGCGCGTCCATGGTGCTGGTGGACTTCCACCCGAACCCGGAAGCGGCGCTGTGTGACGGTCCGCAGGCGCTGCGGCTGGAGCAGCTCGCCGCGCTCCAGCGCTACACGCAGATTGTCCGCGAGGCGTACGTGGCCGTCGTGAAGAACGGCGACGGAAGCCAGCCCACCCCGGCGTAG